The proteins below are encoded in one region of Fodinibius salinus:
- a CDS encoding WbqC family protein, which produces MSLAIVQPYLFPYLGYFQLVSAVDTFVFYDDVHFITRGWINRNKVLINGNEKYFTIPCSDASQNKLINEVDHALTDKKRGKLLKKIKFSYSNAPFFDDVFPIIKSVLHTNSNAIGNLAMASVRQSSEYLEIDTNFKVSSQNYDNRELGRAERLIDICHQEKAKTYINPTGGKDLYSKSTFEDEGVELKFIEPSLPEYEQFGDDFVTGLSIIDVLMFNNPEKIRNDFLTAFTLV; this is translated from the coding sequence ATGAGTCTAGCTATTGTTCAGCCGTATCTTTTCCCCTATTTAGGATATTTCCAGCTTGTATCTGCGGTAGATACCTTCGTGTTCTATGATGATGTCCATTTTATCACCCGCGGGTGGATAAACAGAAATAAAGTACTGATTAATGGCAACGAAAAGTACTTTACCATCCCCTGTAGTGATGCTTCGCAAAATAAGCTGATCAACGAAGTGGATCATGCGCTGACAGACAAAAAACGAGGCAAACTGCTTAAAAAAATAAAGTTTTCTTACAGCAACGCTCCTTTTTTTGATGACGTTTTCCCCATTATCAAAAGCGTACTCCATACCAACAGCAACGCTATTGGCAATCTGGCTATGGCAAGCGTGAGACAAAGTTCGGAGTATCTGGAAATTGATACAAACTTTAAGGTAAGTTCTCAAAATTATGACAACCGTGAGTTGGGGCGGGCCGAACGGTTGATTGACATCTGCCATCAAGAAAAGGCAAAAACGTATATCAATCCCACCGGCGGTAAAGACTTGTATTCCAAATCTACTTTTGAGGATGAAGGAGTAGAATTGAAATTTATTGAGCCATCACTGCCCGAATACGAGCAGTTCGGTGATGATTTTGTAACCGGTTTGTCAATTATTGATGTGCTGATGTTTAACAATCCCGAAAAAATACGTAATGATTTTTTAACTGCATTTACGCTGGTCTGA